The DNA segment CATCGCGATGGCGACGCCGTAGCCGCCGATGCCGAAGAACATCGTATGCGCGAACGAGACGATGCCAGTGTAGCCCAGCAGCAGGTCATAGCTGGCCACCAGCACCACGAAGATGCAGATCTTGGCCGCCATGTTCAGCGCACGCGCGCCTGGAAAGGCAAACGGCGCGCAGGCCAGTGCCAGCAGGATCAGCAGCAGGATCACGGTCAGCACGCGGCTGCGCGGCAGGTCGCCGGAGAGAAGTCGGATCATGGTCGTGTCCTTCCGTTCAGCGCCGAGCCACCGGGAACAGCCCTTGGGGGCGCCACAACAGGATCAGCATCATCAGCAGGATGTTGGAGAACAGCGCAACCTTCGGGAACAGGAAGCCGGTGTAGTTCGCCATCAGGCCGACCAGCAACGCGCCGACAAAGCAGCCCGTGGTCGAGCCCAGCCCGCCGATGATGATGACGATAAAGATCAGCACGTTCACCTGCGCGCCGATCGCCGCGGTGATGTTCTGCTGGTACAGCCCCCACAGGACGCCGCCCAGTCCGGCCAGCCCGGCGCCGACCACGAACACGCCGATGAACAGCCGGCGGATGCGGTAGCCGAGCGCCTCGACCATCTCGCGGTTCTCCACGCCAGCACGGATCAGCAGGCCGATGCGGGTGCGGTTTAGCAGCAACAGCATCGCGATAAAGATCACCAGCCCGAGCGCCATCGCGATCAGCCGGTATTTCTCGATCGCGGCATCGCCCAGCAGCACCGCGCCACGGAACGTGGTGGGCACCTGCAGCGCGATGGTTTCCGGGCCCCAGATCGCCTTGATCAGTTGCTCGGCGACGATCATGCCGCCCATGGTGATCAGGATCTGCTTCAGGTGCTGTCCATAGACCGGACGCACCACCACGCGCTCGAAGAACAGGCCGACCGCGCCGGCGGCGACCATGGCGGCGGCGATCGCCAGCGCGAACACCGCCAGGTTCTGCACGAGGCTGTCCGCCTCCACCCAGCCCGCCATCGGCAGCAGCACCGATGCCGCCACGTAGGCACCCAGCGCGATGAAGGCGCCGTGGCCGAAGTTGAGCACGTCCATCAGGCCGAAGACCAGCGTCAGGCCGGAGGACACCACGAAGATGATCATCCCCATCGCCAGCCCGGCAATGGTCAGCGTGAGCCAGGTCGATGGACTGCCGACCAGCGGGAAGGCCAGCAGCATCAGCAGCGGCGCCAGGGCCAGCGGGGTCCAGTCGAGCCGGACCTTGGTCAGGGCTGCCGGCGCGGTGGCCGGCAAGGTCGTAGAAGTGGTCATTGGTCTCGTCCCGCGTTACTGG comes from the Cupriavidus sp. P-10 genome and includes:
- a CDS encoding branched-chain amino acid ABC transporter permease codes for the protein MTTSTTLPATAPAALTKVRLDWTPLALAPLLMLLAFPLVGSPSTWLTLTIAGLAMGMIIFVVSSGLTLVFGLMDVLNFGHGAFIALGAYVAASVLLPMAGWVEADSLVQNLAVFALAIAAAMVAAGAVGLFFERVVVRPVYGQHLKQILITMGGMIVAEQLIKAIWGPETIALQVPTTFRGAVLLGDAAIEKYRLIAMALGLVIFIAMLLLLNRTRIGLLIRAGVENREMVEALGYRIRRLFIGVFVVGAGLAGLGGVLWGLYQQNITAAIGAQVNVLIFIVIIIGGLGSTTGCFVGALLVGLMANYTGFLFPKVALFSNILLMMLILLWRPQGLFPVARR